Below is a genomic region from Brassica rapa cultivar Chiifu-401-42 unplaced genomic scaffold, CAAS_Brap_v3.01 Scaffold0073, whole genome shotgun sequence.
ATTTCATTATAACTGGAacgtaatcttttaatttgaaatGTGACCTTTTTATTTCACAAgtattaaatttgttatttatttagttcTTTATTAATGcatatatactttttaaaattccaatgaattaaaataagtaAGTTAACTGAAAgccaaaaattattcaaaaaactATTTCTATCAAAGTGATAAATATTCtcaaacaattaacaaaaaaatagtcaAACCTCCAAGGAGTCACTAATTAGTAGTTTTATGATGTATGAGAAAAACTTAAACAAACTAACAAACGTTTAGTCAAAATCTCTAGAGAATGTATTACTTTGATTTATGGTAGAAGGCTGAATAACCATATTTTATTACTATGgtaagaaaattaaacaaaagataataattATGGTAGAGAATTTAAAACAGatatactataaatatatatctgaGTAACTGAGTCATGATTTCATATGTATCTTTTCatctaacaatatataattgaGACTAAAGTGTGAGTTCAATAAAGCATTTTCTATAAGCTATTAAGGTACACAtgcaaattttataataaacctAATCACTAATTATAATAGTTCATACTCAGATTTTTATACTGTATCACTATCaatcataaaatatatctatcttTGTCATAATAtgcttttttgaaattatattttattaatttacattaaataatacatattcccattttcatattttctaagTTCTCTAAATAGTAAAAATTGTAATCATAAAAAGCttgtaattatatgtttttagaaCTGTGATTTTCCATTTCTATCGTGTTACAAAATTTAAGATTGCATTTATTctgttgttttatttatattagctctcgcaattgtttaaaataatgattatatttattttttactctcttGAAGTATCAATTTCTGAATACATCAGAAGTTTACAAAAACATtaactaataattattaaaaaaaacattattgacTTCAATTTAGCTAATGCAATTTTGAATCTCTTTGACTTTCcagtttatataaaaaaaaatatttcttgtttattttgaataaatattgGGAGTTCTAATTCTTAAATTTGTAACTATATGTAGTAAATTTGTTCAGTCAGTTTTTTGCAACTGAGTGATGTTACTCAAAGTATTATTTTGGAATTTACAGGAAATGATGTCAAAAGATATggctaaaataaatcaagataTGCTAATGCTAAGGGATGACCAGACTCCTAAAGTTGGAGCTAGCTTGAGCCAATCTAAACGAAGGAAGATTTCAATTGTTGGCATTAAACCCAACATACCTGACCTGAATGTGAAACCTTGTTATGATTCCGATGaggaagaaaaaggagaagttacaaatatatttCAGAATCTTGCAGGTTTAAAATCTCATGATGGATGCTATGTTCATCATAAGCTTTTGTACGAGCTTGAGGTCGAGATCTTTGCTCGTCTTCCATGCTTCGAATACTGGAAACTGCAGTTTCTTAACAAGAAATTTTTGCAGTTGTTAAAAAGTGGTGAAATTTTCAGGGTGAGACAAGAAAAGGGACTTGTAAAACCCTACGTGATTTTGCATTCAGGGGCTGGATCAAATTGGGAAATGTTTGATAAGGATTTTAAAACCTTTCAGAGACTTcctaaagttccttcttctgactATTGCTTTTTCCACAGCGATAAGGAAACAATATGTGTGGGTACTCAACTAATTGTCATTGGAAGAGAAATAGAGGGAATTGTGGTGTTTCGCTACGAGCTAGAGAATCATAAGTGGTTCAAAGGTCCTTCAATGATCACACCGAGGGTCATGTACGGTTCTGCTAGCCATGGAAAAACCGCATTCTTTGCAGGAGGCATTCAAATGGATGACAATGGAAACCCTATTGTTGTGCGAACTGTGGAAAAGTATAATGCTGATGCAAAAAGTTGGACTATGATTAATGGAATGCATAAAGCAAGGAAGTTCAGCTCAGGATGTTTCTTGCGTGGAAAATTTTATGTCCTCGGTGGCAGAGATGAGAATGATAAACACCTCACTTGTGGAGAAAGTTATGATGAGACCACAAATTCTTGGGAGTTGATACCTGACATGTTGAAAGACATGACATTCATTACGCCTTCCCAATCTCCGCCTCATATAGCTGTGGTTGATGACAATCTATACATGTTGGAGACATCTTTGAACGAGCTTCGCGTATATGatataaacacaaatatatagAAGAAACTTGGTGTTGTCCCTGTGAGCACAAACACTACCTTTGGTTGGAGGACTGCGTTTAAATCGATGGGAGATAGACTTCTGGTTGTTGGCTCTTCTCACTCTTGGCATAGGAAAGGAATAGTCTACTCATGCCGTCCTTCTCCAGACGTGGAAGAGCAACACTGGGAAGAATTAAAATATTGGTGCAGTGGTGCTAAGCTCCCACAGTTTATTCATAACTGCTGTGTGATGTTTGCTTAAAGTTGTTTCCGAGGCAAACTTGTTTTGTATTTGTGCTTACAATAAATTTCTGGCCATGACGcccaaaacaattaaaattgtggctttatgttgtttttgttttctgaatttttgtttGGCATTTGAGATACAAATGTTGTTGTTTTTCGTTTATCTTAAGTGCTTATGTTTGtgcaaaaaaacaaagattaatgTTGTTTATGTAATGATTATTGAATTTTATTGTCTTGTTTTCCCCCTCTTTAGACATTAATGTCACCTAATCATGTTCATTTAAAATCTCTATTATGTTTCAGTttgtttttccaaaaatataggtttacaaaattatataccaCACTGAAATCATATCTAATTTTTACTTGCTTGGTTTGGATAACTAGAATTTTCAGGTTATTTGGTTTTAACCATAAACAatggttatatttttaaaaaataaaattgcctATTTCATTTTACATGGTTAGATGATGGATTTACTAAAAACATAGAatgtactaatttaattttggtaagaaaaattattatattttatgtgaaCCCAAATTGTATTATTTACACAGAGGAGTTGCAAAATAATGgagttataaataattaaaaataagaaagcaACAGTTATGACAAATGTGCttgtttttctataaataatgataagaaaaatgttattatttttataatattattcatCAGTTTGATATTAGTGGCTTGATCCCCGTCACTAGTTACTAGATAATCCCAATTTGAAAATGCATGATCAACGATTTGactttactatatttttttttctttgaagccGATTTAAGGAACAATTCGAAGCTATAGGGGCATCAGATTTTTCTTCGTAGAAGTGAACATTGTGAGCTACTTAAAAGGGTATCAGAGAAGCCGCAAAATATCTAttgctttataataaaaaatacttttttataatCTAAGAGTAACTAAATACAGTTTGGTTTGAATCAGGTTAATCATAGGGTGTTAAATTAATACTtgactttctatttctaaagtttatgtgttatatatacaaatcGACTTTGATCGAAGAAAAAATAGACAAATTGAATTTCATTATAACTGGAacgtaatcttttaatttgaaatGTGACCTTTTTATTTCACAGgtattaaatttgttatttattaagtTCTTTATTAATGCAtacatactttttaaaattccaatgaattaaaataagtaAGTTAACTGAAAgccaaaaattattcaaaaaactATTTCTGTCAAAGTGATAAATATTCtcaaacaattaacaaaaaaatagtcaAACCTGCAAGGAGTCACTAATTAGTAGTTTTATGATGTATGGGAAAAACTTAAACAAACTAACAAACGTTTAGTCAAAATCTCTAGAGAATGTATTACTTTGATTTATGGTAGAAGGCTGAATAACCATATTGCATTACTATGgtaagaaaattaaacaaaagataataattATGGTAGAGAATTTAAAACAGatatactataaatatatatctgaGTAACTGAGTCATGATTTCATATGTATCTTTTCatctaacaatatataattggGACTAAAGTGTGAGTTCAATAAAGCATTTTCTATAAGCTATTAAGGTACACAtgcaaattttataataaacctAATCACTAATTATAATAGTTCATACTCAGATTTTTATACTGTATCACTATCaatcataaaatatatctatcttTGTCATAATAtgcttttttgaaattatattttattaatttacattaaataatacatattcccattttcatattttctaagTTCTCTAAATAGTAAAAATTGTAATCATAAAAAGCttgtaattatatgtttttagaaCTGTGATTTTCCATTTCTATCGTGTTACAAAATTTAAGATTGCATTTATTctgttgttttatttatattagctctcgcaattgtttaaaataatgattatatttattttttactctcttGAAGTATCAATTTCTGAATACATCAGAAGTTTACAAAAACATTAACTaataattagtaaaaaaaaaacattatagaCTTCAATTTAGCTAATGCAATTTTGAGTCTGTTTGACTTTCcagtttatataaaaaaaatatttcttgtttattttgaataaatattgGGAGTTCTAATTCTTAAATTTGTAACTATATGTAGTAAATTTGTTCAGTCAGTTTTTTGCAACTGAGTGATGTTACTCAAAGTATTATTTTGGAATTTACAGGAAATGATGTCAAAATATATggctaaaataaatcaagataTGCTAATGCTAAGGGATGACCAGACTCCTAAAGTTGGAGCTAGCTTGAGCCAATCTAAACGAAGGAAGATTTCAATTGTTGGCATTAAACCCAACATACCTGACCTGAATGTGAAACCTTGTTATGATTCCGATGaggaagaaaaaggagaagttacaaatatatttCAGAATCTTGCAGGTTTAAAATCTCATGATGGATGCTATGTTCATCATAAGCTTTTGTACGAGCTTGAGGTCGAGATCTTTGCTCGTCTTCCATGCTTCGAATACTGGAAACTGCAGTTTCTTAACAAGAAATTTTTGCAGTTGTTAAAAAGTGGTGAAATTTTCAGGGTGAGACAAGAAAAGGGACTTGTAAAACCCTACGTGATTTTGCATTCAGGGGCTGGATCAAATTGGGAAATGTTTGATAAGGATTTTAAAACCTTTCAGAGACTTcctaaagttccttcttctgactATTGCTTTTTCCACAGCGATAAGGAAACAATATGTGTGGGTACTCAACTAATTGTCATTGGAAGAGAAATAGAGGGAATTGTGGTGTTTCGCTACGAGCTAGAGAATCATAAGTGGTTCAAAGGTCCTTCAATGATCACACCGAGGGTCATGTACGGTTCTGCTAGCCATGGAAAAACCGCATTCTTTGCAGGAGGCATTCAAATGGATGACAATGGAAACCCTATTGTTGTGCGAACTGTGGAAAAGTATAATGCTGATGCAAAAAGTTGGACTATGATTAATGGAATGCATAAAGCAAGGAAGTTCAGCTCAGGATGTTTCTTGCGTGGAAAATTTTATGTCCTCGGTGGCAGAGATGAGAATGATAAACACCTCACTTGTGGAGAAAGTTATGATGAGACCACAAATTCTTGGGAGTTGATACCTGACATTTTGAAAGACATGACATTCATTACGCCTTCCCAATCTCCGCCTCTTATAGCTGTGGTTGATGACAATCTATACATGTTGGAGACATCTTTGAACGAGCTTCGCGTATATGATATAAACACAAATATTTGGAAGAAACTTGGTGTTGTCCCTGTGAGCACAAACACTACCTTTGGTTGGGAGACTGCGTTTAAATCGATGGAAGATAGACTTCTGGTTGTTGGCTCTTCTCACTCTTGGCATAGGAAAGGAATAGTCTACTCATGCCGTCCTTCTCCAGACGTGGAAGAGCAGCACTGGGAAGAATTAAAATATTGGTGCAGTGGTGCTAAGCTCCCACAGTTTATTCATAACTGCTGTGTGATATTTGCTTAAAGTTGTTTCCGAGGCAAACTTGTTTTGTATTTGTGCTTACAATAATTTTGTGGCCATGACGcccaaaacaattaaaattatgGCTTTATGTTGTGtttgttttctgaatttttgtttGGCATTTGAGATAcaaatgttgttgttttttgtttatcTTAAGTGCTTATGTttgtgaaaaaaacaaaaattaatgttGTTTATGTAATGATTATtgaattttattgttttgtttttctcctCTTTAGACATTAATGTCACCTAATCATGTTCATTTAAAATCTCTATCATGTTTCAGTttgtttttccaaaaatataggTTTACAAAATTATACACCACACTGAAATCATATCTAATTTTTACTTGCTTGGTTTGGATAACTAGAATTTTCAGGTTATTTGGTTTTAACCATAAACAatggatgtattttttaaaaataaaattgcctATTTCATTTTACATGGTTAGATGATGGATTTACTAAAAACATAGAatgtactaatttaattttggtaagaaaaattattatattttatgtgaaCCCAAATTGTATTATTTACACAGAGGAGTTGCAAAATAATGgagttataaataattaaaaataagaaagcaACAGTTATGACAAATGTGCttgtttttctataaataatgataagaaaaatgttattatttttataatattattcatCAGTTTGATATTAGTGGCTTGATCCCCGTCACTAGTTACTAGATAATCCCAATTTGAAAATGCATGATCAACGATTTGactttactatattttttttctttgaagccGATTTAAGGAACAATTCGAAGCTATAGGGGCATCAGATTTTTCTTCGTAGAAGTGAACATTGTGAGCTACTTAAAAGGGTATCAGAGAAGCCGCAAAATATCTAttgctttataataaaaaatacttttttataatCTAAGAGTAACTAAATACAGTTTGGTTTGAATCAGGTTAATCATAGGGTGTTAAATTAATACTtgactttctatttctaaagtttatgtgttatatatacaaatcGACTTTGATCGAAGAAAAAATAGACAAATTGAATTTCATTATA
It encodes:
- the LOC117129714 gene encoding F-box/kelch-repeat protein At3g27150-like, which gives rise to MLLKVLFWNLQEMMSKYMAKINQDMLMLRDDQTPKVGASLSQSKRRKISIVGIKPNIPDLNVKPCYDSDEEEKGEVTNIFQNLAGLKSHDGCYVHHKLLYELEVEIFARLPCFEYWKLQFLNKKFLQLLKSGEIFRVRQEKGLVKPYVILHSGAGSNWEMFDKDFKTFQRLPKVPSSDYCFFHSDKETICVGTQLIVIGREIEGIVVFRYELENHKWFKGPSMITPRVMYGSASHGKTAFFAGGIQMDDNGNPIVVRTVEKYNADAKSWTMINGMHKARKFSSGCFLRGKFYVLGGRDENDKHLTCGESYDETTNSWELIPDILKDMTFITPSQSPPLIAVVDDNLYMLETSLNELRVYDINTNIWKKLGVVPVSTNTTFGWETAFKSMEDRLLVVGSSHSWHRKGIVYSCRPSPDVEEQHWEELKYWCSGAKLPQFIHNCCVIFA